The bacterium genome contains the following window.
CTCCGGCGCTTTTAGCGGCTTCGATCAGCCCGGCGCTGTATGCGAATCCGACATTCAGGAGGGACGACATGACTCCCGCGGCAATCGCCAGCGCCAGTTTGGCGGTCAATGAACCGGAGCCGGAAGCTGATGGTTCAGATGCGGGCTGTTTGCGTGCAAACGCCCTCGAACAGAGGACAATCCCGACAATGGTGACCATCGTTCCCGCTATGAGTACAAGGCCGCGCACCTCAAACAGGGCGGACGGGAAAAACACGACAAGCGGAATGAGCGCCCCGAGACTCGAAACGGTACCCAGCACGATGGGGTATGCCAGGGCCATACCGAGCCTGTCCATCGCAAGACCGTTCAGCACACCCCCGATTCCCCATAATCCGCCGAAGACGATAAAGACGAGCATGTCGTGAGGCGACACCGTACGGTATATGGAAAAAATGCCGGGCACCGTGAGGATTATGAATATCCAGCTGAAAACAATCATCCCGGAAAGCGCAAATATGGACCAGGTATGTTCCCACTCCCATTTTCTCGTAAAGGTCATGGGAAGATAGAACGAACCCTGCAGAAACCCGGCAATGGAAATAAAAACAAGACCATATAGTATTGCCATAACGCACCCCCGGATTGATTAAATACAGTGAATAAAATCTCAATGCCGCTTTTTATCCGCCCGCTACCGGCATTACATTCAATTATCGGTCCATATATCTATCAAGCATCTCTCCCGAGCGAGCTATAACGGCCATAACGATGAGCGGCTTCGACCATGGCAACAAAATTCCCGGGCGGAATACCATCCATGATGCTTGTGGAGGAACCGAGCACCCATCCCCCTCCCGGAGCAAGGTTGATACAGTATTCCCTCACGCGTTCCCCGATCTCCTCCTTCGTACCGTACGCAAGGAGAACGGTGGGAATATTACCGATAAAGGCCATTTTCCCGGCCCAGCGTTTTTTCACTTCGAAAATATCGTTCGATTCCGGTTCGATGGGATGAACCATATTAAATCCCACATCATAGAGAATCGGCAGAATTTTATCCATCTTCCCGTCGGTGTGCATGAGAAGGAGCTTTCCAAGCTCCTTTGCGGGAGCGATAAGTCGTTTCATGCGGTGCGGGAAAATCTCATCGAACATATCGGGATTGATCATGAGGCCATCATTATGGCCGATGTCGTCATTAACCATGAAAAACGCCACTGCATCGCCGTACCGTACACAAACCTCCCGCATCACCATTTCCTGGTGTTCGAGGAGAATATCCATGAGCTTTTCGAGAAACGGCCGGTCGTCATAAAACAGGAGAAAAGCATCGTTGACACCCACTGCAAGCATTGTGCTGTCGAAAAACGAGGTGAAATTCGCCACAACACCGATTCCTGTTCCTTCGGCGGCCCTGATGTAACGTTCGAGATAGTCGAATTGTTTTTTCATGGGAACCGGCGGTTCGAGGTTTCCCAAATCCGCAGGGCTCTTCACCGTGCCGCCGATGTAATGTTCGGTACCATCGGAAGCCTGGCAGAACACGTTGTTCGGACGCCAGGAAAAATTGCAGAGCACCGCATCCATTCCGAGACGGGCGGCAAACTCGACATAATCCTCGGGGGCAACCGAGATTCCCCCCACGCGCGCGTCCTCGACATCGTATTCCAGCCTCCGACCCAGAACATATTCATAGACCGGCTTGCTCGTAACCCATAATTCAAGGTGCGGCACACGATCGGGCTCTTCATGTTTCAGCGCTTTGATAAGACGGTTGATATCGGATTTTGCATAATCGTGACTATGCATCGACCCTCCATAATTAATTACGTATATGCGGTATTGTACAGGTGATAGATGAATCTATGAAAACTCATTCCAAATGTAAACAAAAAACACTGATCAGCGGATTCCGGACATGAACGAATATGGAGAATTTATTAATGTTTTTTGCACCGGTGGATAAACACTGACATCTGATTTTGTCATGCCGGATTTGTTTCGGCATCAATTCCAGACAGTAATTTCATTATTTATTCGCCGAAGCACTATCTCAGTAGTGAGGACCCGTTTAAAAGGCCGAGCCGGAAAACATGAATAACTATTATAAAAAAAAGCTTGACAAAACTATAGACAAGTGTAAATTTACAGTTGTAAATAAACCTTTCCTGTCCATTTCTTCATATGTCGAGGTATGTTATGGTAAATGAAAAATTCACACGTCTACAACTGCGCATCATGCAGGTGCTCTGGCAGAGAAAACGGGCGACCGCGCGGGAAATAACCGATGCCCTTGCCGCGCTGGAACCGATCGCCCACTCGACAGTGCAGACTCTGCTCAGAAGACTCGAACGCCGGAAAGTAATCGATCATGATGAAAACGATGCCACGTTCGAATACTTCCCGCTTGTTCGCAACGAAAGAGTGGTACAGCAGATGTTCCAGGACTTTCTCGACCGCCTTTTCGCGGGTTCCCCGCAGGGCATGGTTTCTTATCTGCTCAAAAACCGTTATGTAACCCCCGGGGAGCTTAAAGAACTCTCCGAGCTTTCGGAAAAAAGGAGCAATAAGCGGTGAACGGAACACAACTGCAGGCTTGGTTGTTAATCCTCTCCAATTATGCAGCCACCGCGGGGGCGAATCTTTTCCTCCAGTCCGGTGTAGTGATCACGGTTGGCATTGCGGCTGCGCATGTGCTGAGGAAACAGGGGGCGGCTGTCCGTTCTCTGGTGCTTCGGGCATTTCTCACAGCGGTTTTCCTATGCCCGCTCATGTGGATCATTATTCGGGAAACGGGTATCCGGGGATTCGTTATTCATATACCACTCATCACCTCCGTGCAGATGTCTTCCCCTGCTGCTCTGTTGCCAAAGATTCGGAACGATAGTGACGACGTTCATTCCTATTCCGCCCCTCAGTCTTTACCCGGCGGCTCTCCCGACCGGTATCACTATCCTGCGCCTCCTGGTGTCAAAGCGCCTCTCCTGACATCAGACCGCATGGATTCCATGACGAATGAACCGGGATTCTCCGCTACGAGCCATAAAACAATTCACGTGCAGGCGCGGCGATTTCTCCCGCTTAACGGACGGGCACTCGTCTACCTTTCGTTTGCCATTCTCTGGATCACGGTATCTCTCTTTCTTATAGTCAGACTTATTCTGCATCATCTGTACATCATACTCATACGTCGTTCAGCTGTCACCGCAAAGGAATCATTCCGTACAGCCTGCGCCAGAGCGGCACGGGAGATCGGCATCAGTCCTCCCCTTATTCTTCAAAGCCCTTCGGTGTGGAGTCCGTTTCTTGTCGGAATCGTAAAGCCTTGCATCTTTCTCCCTCTCGGGAGGCAGGAAGCGTTGCTCGAAAGCCGGGCGGTTTTCCTCCATGAACTCGCACACTATCGCCGCCGCGACAACCTCTGGAACCTCTTCCGGCATATCGGAGTCGCCCTTATCCCTTACCAGCCGCTTATGTGGATATTATCCCGGCTGATCGAGGAGACGAGCGATTATGCCTGTGACGATGTGGTGATGAGCGCCACCGGTAATCACAAGGCATATGCCCGGAATCTCATTGCCATTGCAGATGCCTGCAATCCCAGAGTCCATGAACTCGTCACAGGGGTGGGTATTGTCTCTGCTTCCCCGCTGCGCCGCAGAATAGAGCGGATTCTCAATGCTTCCCGGGCGATATCTCTCAAAGTGAGCTCATATATGCTCGTGACTGTTTATTCGCTCTGTCTTTCGGTGGTCTTTCTTGCCGGGCTCGTGGGTATTCGCGGAAAAAGCTTTGCTCAGATACGGACTATCCCCGAAACAGTCTCGCGCAAGGCAGCGGAGGTCACTCTCGCGGCGGTTTCAGCTGTAAAAGAGCAGGTAAGCAAGTCGCTGCAACCCGAACAGGCAGAATCTCTCGCATATCATGCGATTCCTCCTCTACAGAAAACACACGACCGGGGTGAAGGTGTTCCGCTGGTTTCCGGACAGCCGAATACCGCACACGATGATTCAGCCGGTTCCCAATCGTCTGAACCCACCGTTACCGATGCAGTAATGGAACACGCATCCGGTGACGGGCTTTCCATGAGCAATTTCCAGGCGGCTGTTTTACATGAATCGGAGCCTGCCGCAGCGGAAACACTGGAAGATACTTCGGAGAAGACCTCTTCAGCACGCCAGACCGACGCATCACAGCCGGAATCAGAACCGGTGGCGTCTCCGGTTCTTTCTCCCTCTCAAGTTGATATCCGATTCGAAGGAACGGACCATCGCGAGTATGTGACTGCACAATCCGGCCCCCTCGAAATAGCGGTTCCGGACGGGCTTCCCTCAACTCTGCTGGAGAGTCTTGAGAACGGTCAGGAAAATCCGGTGTGGTCTCCTACGGGAAAACTCATCGCTTTCACCGGGAGAGGGGGTCAAGGCATCTGGGCGATTCCCGTGCAGGGCGGCAGACCGTCTCTCGCGCTTGACAATACGGGAGAGTCTCTATACGACGGGAGCGTGTCGCCGAGGGGAAAGACGCACATCCTCTGCTTCACTCCCGATGGCGGCGAAATAACCTTCGTGAAATACATCCCGAAAATAAACGGTTTTGAGAAAAAAACCGCCGCTGAAGGACTGTCTCTCATGCCGGTCATCGAGAGTGTCAACATTCGCACCGGCGAGCGCAGGGAGATTGTGAAGGATGCAAGCGAAGGATGCTGGAGCCCTGACAGCAGGTACTTTGTATATGTGGATGGCGACTACTATGGCATCTCCGTACTCGATTTGACCTCCGGTGAATCAAAAAGGATATCCGGCACCGGGAAATCTCCCACGATTACGCCCGATGGTGAATTCATCATATACGTTGACTGGAGCTGGGACGCTACAGATCAGCTCTTCCGCGCCCCGATCGAGGGCGGCCAGCCGGAGCAGCTCACCGGCGAGGGACTCTGGTGGAACCCGAAATGCTCGCCTGACGGCGAATGGGTGCTCTGTTCAGGGTGCGTCATCGAGTACGGATCGTACGCTCTGCTGAGGGCGTATAACCTCAAAAACCAGATGGCGTACGATCTGGTCATCAACAAATCGGAGACCGCGGAGATGGGTGACTGGTCACCAAGCGGCCGTCAATTCTGCTACACGCTCTATGGCGGAGCGTTCATCAACGGCAAGAATATCAAGAAATCTACAATTTACATAAGCGATTTCGGACTGTGGAAATCAGCCCAACCGGATACTGCAGCATCTTCGGAGCCGGTTGAATTCAAACTCATCGGGAATTTCCCGAACCCGTTCAATCCTTCCACCACGATACGGTTCTCACTTCCGGGGGATGGCTTCACGGAACTGGTCATCTATTCGATTACCGGCCAGAAAATCCGGGAGCTCGTTTCACAGGAACTTTCCTCAGGGATACATTCGGTTGTGTGGGACGGGCGTGATCAAAACGGAATACCGGTGTCATCCGGCATTTACATTTCTCGGCTGAAGATGGAAGGAAAGGTTGAGACTGGTCGGATGACACTGGTTAAATAGATAGGGCTCTGAGGCACTAAGGCACTGTCTCCATAATGAATTCCTTCTCATCTTCAGATACATTTCACCTCATTCCATAAGGAGGAATGGGCCATGAAACACACAACTCACACACCGAATGGGACCGTATCACAGTCCCGGAACGTGAAAGCTGTACTGCTTGCGTTCGCCCTGCTGGCCGTAATTTTCATGATAGCAGCGCCCGCGCCCGCCCAGGACGATTTCCCGTGGGCAAAAAGGGTAGTCATTTCCGGTCCTACAAGTGAAGAGCTGAGATCAAAAAACATATTCAAGATGATTGACTTGCCCGATTGCCCTCAGTGGGCGAAGGATATATTCAGCCAGCCCAATGATGTCTATGATCTCGAAGACGATCCTATTAACAAAACAATGACCCTGCTTCAGTTTCTTCATACCTATAACCGGAATCCTTTTTTTACTCCCGATGGGAAATGGATTATATTCGATGATTTCCTTTTCGCCGCATGGATGATTCCGGTAGAGGGCGGTGAGCCTCGTCTTGCAAGTGATTGGTATATGAGTTTCATCCGCGACTGGAATTCGCCTGACAAAAAAATTATCGGGGGATCCGCGGGCATCTGGCGGACATGCGGTCTCACCCCTGACGGTAAAGAAGTAGTCGGTGTCCGCAAGCTCTTCGTTGACGAACAACAGGGGGACAATTCTTACACCGTCACCATGCCGGACGGTACCACCGTGCAGGCAGGCGAATTGCTCACTCGCTCCACCACTCTTGTCTCCCGGAACATCGACACCGGAGTGGAGCGTATCATCTCCAAGGACGCCATACAGGGGCGTTGGAGCCATGACGGACGTTGGTTCGTATTTGTGAAAAGGGATCCCAATATGTTTATCACGCCGAAAGGCTGGAACCTGGACGTTTGGGAGCCGATAATAACGGGAATGTATGTCAGGGACATGTCCAACGGGAACGAGTGGCAGATAGCTCAGATGGCAACCTGCCCCTG
Protein-coding sequences here:
- a CDS encoding BlaI/MecI/CopY family transcriptional regulator, whose amino-acid sequence is MVNEKFTRLQLRIMQVLWQRKRATAREITDALAALEPIAHSTVQTLLRRLERRKVIDHDENDATFEYFPLVRNERVVQQMFQDFLDRLFAGSPQGMVSYLLKNRYVTPGELKELSELSEKRSNKR
- a CDS encoding T9SS type A sorting domain-containing protein, with protein sequence MNGTQLQAWLLILSNYAATAGANLFLQSGVVITVGIAAAHVLRKQGAAVRSLVLRAFLTAVFLCPLMWIIIRETGIRGFVIHIPLITSVQMSSPAALLPKIRNDSDDVHSYSAPQSLPGGSPDRYHYPAPPGVKAPLLTSDRMDSMTNEPGFSATSHKTIHVQARRFLPLNGRALVYLSFAILWITVSLFLIVRLILHHLYIILIRRSAVTAKESFRTACARAAREIGISPPLILQSPSVWSPFLVGIVKPCIFLPLGRQEALLESRAVFLHELAHYRRRDNLWNLFRHIGVALIPYQPLMWILSRLIEETSDYACDDVVMSATGNHKAYARNLIAIADACNPRVHELVTGVGIVSASPLRRRIERILNASRAISLKVSSYMLVTVYSLCLSVVFLAGLVGIRGKSFAQIRTIPETVSRKAAEVTLAAVSAVKEQVSKSLQPEQAESLAYHAIPPLQKTHDRGEGVPLVSGQPNTAHDDSAGSQSSEPTVTDAVMEHASGDGLSMSNFQAAVLHESEPAAAETLEDTSEKTSSARQTDASQPESEPVASPVLSPSQVDIRFEGTDHREYVTAQSGPLEIAVPDGLPSTLLESLENGQENPVWSPTGKLIAFTGRGGQGIWAIPVQGGRPSLALDNTGESLYDGSVSPRGKTHILCFTPDGGEITFVKYIPKINGFEKKTAAEGLSLMPVIESVNIRTGERREIVKDASEGCWSPDSRYFVYVDGDYYGISVLDLTSGESKRISGTGKSPTITPDGEFIIYVDWSWDATDQLFRAPIEGGQPEQLTGEGLWWNPKCSPDGEWVLCSGCVIEYGSYALLRAYNLKNQMAYDLVINKSETAEMGDWSPSGRQFCYTLYGGAFINGKNIKKSTIYISDFGLWKSAQPDTAASSEPVEFKLIGNFPNPFNPSTTIRFSLPGDGFTELVIYSITGQKIRELVSQELSSGIHSVVWDGRDQNGIPVSSGIYISRLKMEGKVETGRMTLVK
- a CDS encoding T9SS type A sorting domain-containing protein encodes the protein MKHTTHTPNGTVSQSRNVKAVLLAFALLAVIFMIAAPAPAQDDFPWAKRVVISGPTSEELRSKNIFKMIDLPDCPQWAKDIFSQPNDVYDLEDDPINKTMTLLQFLHTYNRNPFFTPDGKWIIFDDFLFAAWMIPVEGGEPRLASDWYMSFIRDWNSPDKKIIGGSAGIWRTCGLTPDGKEVVGVRKLFVDEQQGDNSYTVTMPDGTTVQAGELLTRSTTLVSRNIDTGVERIISKDAIQGRWSHDGRWFVFVKRDPNMFITPKGWNLDVWEPIITGMYVRDMSNGNEWQIAQMATCPCFSPDDSMVICSMKDANGLWQIFSIPCEGGVPKQLTFYGPNNDGRNARVSDVSPDGQWILHTGDFTSGSETKTGLCVSNMVTGVSYPLFPDAQCVTTEGSWSPDGRKIVFSASYPGFEDGVRVGDRYAIYVMDFDPMTFRKPSAVAELVPAGFAVTGNYPNPFNPSTTISFSLSEMGSTTLTVYDVLGRKVRTLLDAQLQAGKHSVVWDGRDDGGNMVSSGVYIPQLVSGGNVAAGRMMLTK